One segment of Qingrenia yutianensis DNA contains the following:
- a CDS encoding LytR/AlgR family response regulator transcription factor, with translation MKIAICDDDMNCINKIENYIEKIDRNNAECDAYQNGERLVQAFKTGAEQYDVIFLDMEMEKLNGIETANLIREVDEHVIIVFVTSHTEYMRESFKCAPFRFLVKPVDPAEFETVFYDIGKKLSKQRKVFAFTENKTKVRLYCDDIIYCESQDHWIWLHTKDSIYKICKPLSEIFELLDKDLFCRVHKSFIINFLYIKTIKENNAELYHCDRMIAVSRSYKKEVLEKYTNFLERDFRV, from the coding sequence ATGAAAATAGCTATTTGCGATGACGATATGAATTGCATCAATAAGATCGAAAATTATATTGAGAAAATTGACAGGAATAATGCGGAATGTGATGCGTACCAAAACGGTGAAAGGTTGGTTCAGGCCTTCAAGACGGGCGCAGAGCAGTATGATGTAATCTTTCTCGATATGGAAATGGAAAAATTAAACGGAATTGAAACGGCAAATCTCATCAGAGAAGTTGATGAACACGTGATAATCGTCTTTGTCACAAGCCACACGGAATATATGCGCGAAAGCTTTAAATGCGCACCGTTCAGATTTTTAGTCAAACCCGTTGACCCCGCGGAATTTGAAACGGTGTTTTATGACATAGGCAAAAAGTTATCCAAACAGAGAAAGGTTTTTGCATTTACGGAAAACAAAACCAAAGTACGTTTGTACTGCGACGACATAATATACTGCGAAAGTCAGGACCATTGGATTTGGCTCCACACAAAAGACAGCATATATAAAATATGCAAACCTTTGTCGGAAATTTTTGAGTTGCTTGATAAAGATTTGTTCTGCAGAGTGCACAAATCGTTTATCATTAACTTTTTATACATAAAAACCATAAAGGAAAACAACGCAGAGCTGTATCATTGCGATAGAATGATTGCCGTAAGCCGTTCTTACAAAAAGGAAGTGCTTGAAAAATATACCAATTTTCTTGAAAGGGATTTCAGAGTATGA
- a CDS encoding ATP-binding protein — protein sequence MKKLGEKKIGNSSVIETGNIALDAILSTKIAIAESKKITVNTKIQIPEDMPIDPTDICVIFGNALDNAIEACGRMDTANKRIDITIICRDKAILCKIVNTAPKCKKCTFGTSKSDKQNHGFGLGNIKTALSKYNAEPTIERTDTEFILKFVIFTKEQ from the coding sequence ATGAAAAAATTAGGGGAAAAGAAAATCGGAAACAGCAGTGTTATCGAAACGGGAAACATAGCACTTGATGCGATTTTAAGTACCAAAATAGCTATCGCAGAGAGCAAGAAAATTACCGTAAATACAAAAATTCAAATTCCCGAAGATATGCCGATTGACCCGACAGATATATGTGTAATATTCGGCAACGCTCTTGATAATGCGATAGAGGCGTGCGGCCGAATGGACACGGCAAATAAAAGAATTGACATAACAATCATCTGCAGGGACAAGGCAATTTTGTGCAAAATCGTTAATACTGCGCCGAAGTGTAAAAAATGTACTTTCGGCACATCAAAGAGCGACAAGCAAAATCACGGTTTCGGACTTGGAAATATTAAAACCGCGCTTTCAAAGTATAATGCTGAACCGACTATCGAAAGAACTGATACGGAATTTATACTGAAATTCGTAATATTTACTAAAGAACAATAA
- a CDS encoding accessory gene regulator ArgB-like protein, which translates to MKSISGTIANALWNQGIIQKDDIEACQYGLAIFLSSVIEIASILIISVFVGNFSETVLFFTAFIPLRIYAGGYHADTRIRCYLISLAVYGIFTLVMNVFPKNIYAILIVLCTICSLIVVLVKAPVIHKNKSVSEFEVKHYRKFSIMVCSIETSVILLLTAVFPDSPYVVSLAIGQAAVVISMIMAVIKEKLGVKKY; encoded by the coding sequence ATGAAAAGTATATCCGGCACTATTGCTAACGCTTTGTGGAACCAAGGCATAATTCAGAAAGATGATATTGAAGCCTGTCAATATGGATTAGCCATATTTTTGTCGTCGGTGATTGAAATTGCAAGTATTTTGATTATATCTGTCTTTGTGGGTAACTTTTCCGAAACAGTATTGTTTTTTACTGCTTTTATACCATTGAGAATATATGCCGGCGGATACCACGCTGATACGAGAATAAGATGCTATTTAATATCCCTTGCGGTTTACGGCATTTTTACACTGGTAATGAACGTATTTCCTAAAAATATATACGCAATACTGATTGTGTTGTGCACAATATGTTCATTGATTGTGGTTTTAGTCAAAGCGCCTGTTATACATAAAAATAAATCCGTAAGTGAGTTTGAAGTAAAGCACTACCGAAAATTCAGTATTATGGTGTGTTCGATTGAAACATCGGTTATTTTGTTGTTAACAGCCGTTTTTCCCGACAGTCCGTATGTCGTTTCATTAGCGATTGGACAAGCTGCCGTAGTGATTTCTATGATTATGGCAGTAATTAAAGAAAAACTGGGTGTTAAAAAATATTAG
- a CDS encoding cyclic lactone autoinducer peptide: MKKFSEIAKKVIVKYGATIAACAFAFATIAANSSCVMPFYEPEEPKGLEKFKKFNR; the protein is encoded by the coding sequence ATGAAAAAATTCAGTGAAATTGCAAAAAAGGTAATCGTAAAGTACGGTGCAACTATCGCAGCTTGTGCTTTTGCTTTCGCGACTATCGCGGCAAACTCGTCTTGTGTAATGCCGTTTTACGAGCCGGAAGAGCCGAAGGGTTTGGAAAAATTCAAAAAATTTAACCGATAG
- a CDS encoding EamA family transporter, with translation MWLAFAVLSAFFAGITAVLSKVVIKNVNSNLGTAIRTVIVFIFSWIMVFVAGAQNGVFTMGTKTPVFLILSGFATGASWLCYYKALQDGPASVVVPIDKLSILATVSFSYVVLKEKLTKKSFTGLILLICGTLLLLV, from the coding sequence ATGTGGCTGGCATTTGCGGTTTTATCCGCATTTTTTGCAGGAATAACCGCGGTTTTATCAAAGGTTGTAATAAAAAACGTAAATTCAAACTTGGGAACGGCAATAAGAACGGTAATCGTATTTATTTTTTCGTGGATTATGGTTTTTGTTGCCGGCGCGCAAAACGGAGTATTCACAATGGGCACTAAAACGCCGGTGTTTTTAATTCTTTCGGGATTTGCAACCGGCGCGTCGTGGCTGTGCTATTACAAAGCTCTGCAGGACGGCCCGGCAAGCGTTGTGGTGCCGATTGACAAATTGAGCATTTTGGCGACGGTAAGTTTTTCTTATGTTGTGCTGAAAGAAAAACTTACAAAAAAATCTTTCACCGGACTTATTCTGCTGATATGCGGAACTCTTTTACTGCTTGTTTAG
- a CDS encoding sensor histidine kinase, protein MYKKIKNFAMRFLDRKLDFRTRLFNVLALAGVGISAATLALNIFTGMRTSAYLSILLAVLSAGLLIFTYKTEKYQIGSLITIVSIFMIFFPMQFFASGGYKGGMPSLFVFAVLFTVLMLKGKPALFVSLAEIAEYIGISIFAYFNPERISWFQSEREILADVLFSAVAVSISCGIVIFIHLREYEEQKKQLASQNEQLKRHDEAKSAFLTTVAHEIKNPLNAISLHARDTFELLDEKNPDTEILKENQQTIEKMVMRINRIVTELTDTAAIEQGRLALELTPVHLAPLMRESAECYFGKSDTNGNELIFNLEENLPPVCADCARIMQVMTNLLSNSLRHTKNGKITISLKNGKNCQIVSVSDNGEGMCDNIKSKALKGYVSVSKEYWRHGIGLFVCGKIVEAHGGKIKIESKLGEGTTVSFTVPNTEDK, encoded by the coding sequence TTGTATAAAAAAATAAAAAACTTTGCAATGCGGTTTTTAGACCGAAAACTCGATTTCAGAACACGGCTTTTCAATGTGCTTGCGCTCGCCGGTGTAGGCATAAGCGCGGCGACGCTTGCGCTGAACATTTTTACCGGTATGCGGACAAGCGCATATTTAAGCATACTGCTTGCCGTGCTGTCGGCAGGACTGCTGATATTTACATATAAAACTGAAAAATATCAAATTGGCTCGCTCATAACCATAGTGTCGATTTTTATGATATTCTTCCCTATGCAGTTTTTCGCGTCGGGCGGATACAAAGGCGGTATGCCGTCGCTCTTTGTTTTTGCGGTTTTGTTTACCGTGCTTATGTTAAAGGGCAAACCGGCGCTTTTTGTATCGCTTGCCGAAATTGCTGAATACATCGGAATTTCGATTTTTGCATATTTCAATCCCGAACGCATATCGTGGTTTCAAAGCGAGAGAGAAATTCTTGCCGACGTGCTTTTTTCCGCCGTTGCGGTGAGCATTTCGTGCGGAATTGTCATATTCATTCACTTGCGCGAATATGAGGAACAGAAAAAACAGCTCGCCTCGCAAAACGAGCAGTTAAAACGCCACGACGAGGCAAAATCTGCGTTTTTGACAACCGTTGCGCACGAAATTAAAAATCCGCTCAACGCTATAAGCCTTCACGCGCGCGACACATTTGAACTTCTGGACGAGAAAAATCCTGACACCGAAATTTTGAAAGAAAACCAGCAAACAATAGAAAAAATGGTTATGCGCATAAACCGAATTGTGACAGAGCTTACCGACACCGCAGCCATTGAGCAGGGACGGCTCGCGCTTGAGCTTACTCCCGTTCATCTTGCACCGCTGATGCGCGAATCTGCGGAATGTTACTTCGGCAAAAGCGACACAAACGGCAACGAGCTTATATTTAATCTTGAAGAAAATCTTCCGCCCGTTTGCGCCGACTGCGCAAGAATTATGCAGGTTATGACAAATCTTTTGTCAAACAGTCTGCGCCACACAAAAAACGGCAAAATCACCATAAGTCTTAAAAACGGCAAAAACTGTCAGATTGTGTCGGTTTCGGACAATGGCGAGGGAATGTGCGATAACATAAAATCAAAGGCGCTCAAGGGATATGTTTCGGTAAGCAAGGAATACTGGCGCCACGGCATAGGACTTTTTGTGTGCGGCAAAATTGTTGAAGCGCACGGCGGGAAAATAAAAATAGAGAGCAAGCTCGGCGAAGGAACAACCGTTTCTTTCACCGTACCGAACACGGAGGACAAATAA
- a CDS encoding response regulator transcription factor gives MDERKAEILIVEDEPEILSINERLLSRRGYSVTTAKSYAESIQKLSEFTPDMLILDIMLPDGSGMDICRNFRKSSDNPVIFLTGKSEVSDKVEGLGNGGDYYLTKPYSFDELIAVVSRLLTRHTKAEKKQVIITKGPITLDISKNKALVNGKDAHLTAKEFALLLVLIENENKIFSPEELYEFVWGAPSADDTRTIRFHIGNLKRKIDTKNAEDYDIVSVYGKGYLFTSN, from the coding sequence ATGGATGAAAGAAAGGCAGAAATACTCATAGTTGAGGACGAACCTGAAATTTTAAGCATCAACGAAAGGCTCCTTTCACGGCGCGGATACAGCGTCACGACGGCGAAATCGTATGCAGAGAGCATACAAAAACTTTCGGAATTTACGCCCGATATGCTGATACTTGACATTATGCTTCCCGACGGAAGCGGTATGGATATTTGCAGAAATTTCAGAAAATCGAGCGACAATCCCGTGATATTTTTAACGGGGAAAAGCGAAGTTTCGGACAAGGTTGAGGGACTCGGAAACGGCGGTGATTACTACCTTACAAAGCCGTACAGTTTTGACGAGCTTATCGCGGTGGTGAGCCGTCTTTTGACGCGTCACACAAAGGCGGAGAAAAAGCAGGTTATAATCACAAAAGGTCCGATTACTCTTGACATTTCCAAAAACAAGGCGCTTGTAAACGGCAAAGACGCGCACCTTACCGCAAAAGAATTTGCCCTCTTGCTGGTTTTAATCGAAAACGAAAACAAAATCTTTTCGCCCGAAGAGCTTTATGAATTTGTGTGGGGCGCTCCGTCTGCCGACGACACGCGCACAATACGCTTTCACATAGGCAATTTAAAGCGCAAAATCGACACAAAAAACGCCGAGGATTACGACATAGTTTCGGTGTACGGAAAAGGCTATCTTTTCACGTCAAATTAA
- a CDS encoding S-layer homology domain-containing protein produces MFKRFISAILTITLMLTLVPPALVSADQDDILEISNQYIKVIVNSKNGGYVISTLEGDILKKSDNNAFITHRGENFDTSFTSFKIGSDEYVFGNKYGIFGNGTSDVVTEKSPDGEAIVSKWSADGIAIEQKISLVNNGTSEQLGTAMITYNVKNNSGSAKEIKSRILIDNRLGEKDYGYYEVPRQKLGAGYEYFEFEKTWDSSADPSVTMPSDYFVRDNPYSSNIVAYGVNSVFTEQKPYKMTFAHWANLASTVFDYTPDTTLNFTNSANDKKIADSASALYYDLKTLAPNEEKSFSTYYGVTANLKNKENKIIINSTAPSKLEFKDGTNTVYQGSDGIDNVVRINVNLTNPSFNGKDYKHIAVVAYALGFETQRQTDGGNWIVYDNADPVYSDVLDFKSGENRVTYFDFKFEPKNRAQLGSFVIKIFDMDEGVNELGSYAEEYCLGSSENHIILPGRDASIPAITLGNIAPEIIYNNDTRYITVTGNGISFFKTGLLNKIELRGDNGINYPVPIENITFEQGADPKSMSIMLEGYMEPGRYQLHFIWNTNTGEEALNGVPADFTSDGMYVLLSSDIKYSNAYYGVVTVQRGDNNKYNVIAYKNEAEFERADISEEKLLFALRGDIQKDRTAENFYRLTGKDKDVNINHILNYHGSDFTVEEKSNGTVEILMDGKITTVGANTTVRNGTAVFRLNGGTEYIIPEYDTDGNVVKNGAIEKSNQDFIELKWDNAFDVLTTVGGFLIDMKYGVLGKILDDEDGNKKSDIISFGGSLDLGFMTPGGAAAMRQNTASGARWTTEPVEIQYDDNDDGYTFGLTFDEENGEFKSQVKEKDVEPANSDINRAEIGAEIHDVLYGGKNPGYLGINMNAHVTLPQIVKFLPDNIEGELSVNTIGKKYVVGVDASVETAAVKMALSLVVRSSPSGAPIPDKMYFSIGGFEPGLNIDNLGVVWITGGGGGFDKLYETIYGKDGIPPLTLLMHVEFDITKILTGNADLELSLRSLKVSFDDLSLKMYKRAKFIDGGEIAVGWYPNFNLNLSAGVNFLDIMSGRFTITAAAGGDDGDFVEFVLSVALGLPKYIPIVGGMELASAELGGGSKKVWGSVELLSLIKVGFTYYWGGSIEFTHGNPSGSQNFATLSALDGESVKRTKALFNESIKPVKIGTDPSTGEEQFASVGGNLSYCAGSVAVLDFDERLKNINNTGIRLSSLENGKTEIITNAERNKHIVSFGERSDYILSVSRTDGKDIVQNDIKKSLTVTKNGENYDLRYYTAPPHNADDSTKTVALKNANVNVSGNVLYIAVPKADVSDNFVLSFSDNTAYDTAAIKVSPVSSLNAHTASLNGNVLNVSWDGENIGENAKIIVSATDGTDENSIVLNTSEIFAKDKNASITLPGKMPSGNYKVKITLSDEDICYDTYDAGNISVTNANAPTAPKSVSMENCGDDKLKITVDTEDDNFDGYLVEIFENGKLYNTGLYFDKNDEIIVGGRYSVPVIGEDKKPTGESVDAGYTPGNTYTAKVRLCKIYDPDKNSDGDEIYHSSAYVNSQSVELRKSTPPRISLKYIGGNIRISSDVPVSGELYINSEKIDGIDFDTEKSAVHTIAAALPDGEYTAEFHAVDSDGDHAVLKDTINIDTEPPKILLASPQNGSTFDGNTDAVTVTATADADAVYTFKINDEEVSPRESNIFENGLLKCTLPIKNAKNLAKINIEITATDLSGNKTVKNIDLTNKNISSVRSVKIESDTPIENGRISLGENESANLKIFGILPDGGKIDITNLMQTTLDIASGTSAELADAKITAKSAGQALIRAKFDLGGNEFLYDGVVADVTDKALIYTALDELIKTAEETQNDVYTQSSWDDLQKALTSAKQVRETQGITQTDIDSASTALSNALANLKKPSGASNGDGVPYYTVSFNSNGGSSVSGRKVKRGLTVNAPENPAKDGFTFDGWYSDKNLTVPYNFNESVTKSFTLYAKWIENGGKTEDWNNPFTDVSENDWFFKNVEYAFKNGLFNGTTDTTFEPNSDLTRAMLVTVLWRADGKPKTDFDIPFTDIDNKEYYAEALRWAVSKGIVKGISDNLFAPNDSITREQTAAILFRYAQYKGTAPSGAWAIRLDYADTDKISDYAVEAVMYCKLKGIMMGDENNFFSPQNNTTRAETSAVLQRYLETK; encoded by the coding sequence ATGTTTAAACGTTTTATATCGGCAATACTCACAATAACGCTTATGCTCACTCTTGTTCCGCCGGCGCTTGTTTCGGCAGACCAGGATGACATACTTGAAATTTCAAACCAATACATAAAGGTTATTGTAAACAGTAAAAACGGCGGTTACGTCATTTCAACGCTTGAGGGCGACATTCTCAAAAAGAGCGACAACAACGCATTTATCACGCATCGGGGCGAAAATTTCGACACATCATTCACATCGTTTAAAATCGGCAGTGACGAATATGTGTTCGGAAACAAATACGGAATTTTCGGAAACGGCACGTCCGATGTTGTCACCGAAAAATCGCCCGACGGCGAGGCAATCGTCAGCAAATGGAGCGCGGACGGCATTGCAATCGAGCAGAAAATTTCACTCGTTAACAACGGCACATCGGAACAGCTCGGCACAGCTATGATTACGTATAATGTCAAAAACAATTCGGGCAGTGCAAAGGAGATAAAAAGCCGTATTCTCATAGACAACAGGCTCGGCGAAAAGGATTACGGATATTACGAAGTTCCCAGGCAAAAGCTTGGCGCAGGATATGAATATTTTGAATTTGAAAAGACTTGGGATTCGTCGGCAGACCCGTCGGTGACAATGCCCTCCGACTATTTTGTGAGGGATAATCCGTATTCGTCAAACATTGTGGCATACGGAGTTAACAGCGTGTTCACCGAGCAAAAGCCGTACAAAATGACTTTTGCGCACTGGGCAAACCTTGCGTCAACGGTGTTTGACTACACTCCCGACACAACGCTTAACTTCACAAATTCTGCTAATGACAAAAAAATCGCAGACAGTGCATCGGCGCTTTATTACGATTTGAAAACGCTTGCACCTAATGAGGAAAAGTCGTTTTCCACGTATTACGGCGTTACGGCGAACCTTAAAAACAAGGAAAACAAAATTATCATCAATTCAACTGCACCGTCGAAGCTTGAATTTAAGGACGGCACAAACACGGTTTATCAAGGCTCGGACGGCATTGACAACGTTGTAAGAATTAACGTAAACCTTACAAATCCGAGCTTTAACGGAAAAGATTACAAGCATATTGCGGTTGTTGCATATGCGCTCGGATTTGAAACACAGCGTCAGACGGACGGCGGAAACTGGATTGTTTACGACAATGCCGACCCCGTTTACAGCGACGTTTTAGACTTTAAATCGGGCGAAAACAGAGTTACGTATTTCGACTTTAAATTTGAGCCGAAAAACCGCGCCCAGCTCGGAAGTTTTGTTATAAAAATTTTCGATATGGACGAGGGCGTTAACGAGCTTGGCTCATATGCCGAGGAATACTGCCTCGGTTCTTCCGAAAACCACATAATTCTCCCCGGGCGCGACGCAAGTATTCCTGCAATCACGCTCGGAAATATCGCACCCGAAATCATCTATAACAACGACACGCGCTACATCACAGTAACGGGAAACGGCATAAGCTTTTTTAAAACAGGACTTCTAAACAAAATAGAACTCCGCGGTGACAACGGCATAAACTACCCTGTTCCGATTGAAAATATCACCTTTGAGCAGGGAGCGGACCCGAAAAGTATGAGCATTATGCTCGAAGGCTATATGGAACCGGGACGCTATCAGCTCCATTTTATATGGAACACAAACACGGGCGAGGAGGCGTTAAACGGCGTTCCGGCCGATTTTACGTCGGACGGTATGTATGTTTTGCTGTCAAGCGACATTAAGTATTCAAACGCGTATTACGGCGTTGTGACCGTTCAGCGCGGAGATAACAACAAATATAATGTTATTGCATACAAAAACGAGGCGGAATTTGAGCGTGCGGACATATCCGAAGAAAAACTTTTGTTTGCACTCCGCGGTGACATTCAAAAAGACCGCACCGCCGAGAATTTTTACCGTCTTACGGGAAAAGACAAAGATGTAAACATAAATCACATCTTAAACTATCACGGCAGTGACTTTACCGTTGAGGAAAAAAGCAATGGCACGGTTGAAATTCTTATGGACGGCAAAATTACCACCGTCGGCGCAAACACAACGGTGAGAAACGGCACGGCGGTATTCCGATTAAACGGCGGTACGGAATACATCATTCCCGAATACGACACCGACGGAAACGTTGTGAAAAACGGTGCAATAGAAAAGTCTAACCAGGATTTTATAGAGCTTAAATGGGATAACGCTTTTGATGTTCTTACAACGGTCGGCGGATTTTTGATTGATATGAAATACGGCGTTCTCGGAAAAATTCTTGATGACGAGGACGGCAATAAAAAGTCGGACATCATATCTTTCGGCGGAAGTCTTGACCTCGGGTTTATGACACCCGGCGGTGCGGCGGCAATGCGTCAAAACACCGCGTCAGGCGCAAGATGGACGACCGAACCCGTTGAAATTCAATATGACGACAACGACGACGGCTACACCTTCGGTCTTACATTTGACGAGGAAAACGGCGAATTTAAGTCACAGGTCAAAGAAAAGGACGTTGAGCCTGCAAACAGCGACATAAACCGTGCCGAAATAGGTGCGGAAATTCACGATGTGCTCTACGGCGGTAAAAATCCGGGGTATCTCGGCATAAATATGAATGCACACGTCACACTTCCGCAGATTGTGAAATTTTTGCCCGACAACATCGAGGGCGAATTAAGCGTTAACACAATCGGCAAAAAATACGTGGTCGGCGTGGACGCATCGGTTGAAACGGCGGCGGTTAAAATGGCGCTGTCACTGGTTGTAAGATCGTCGCCGTCGGGCGCGCCGATACCCGACAAGATGTACTTTTCCATCGGCGGATTTGAGCCGGGATTAAATATCGACAACCTCGGCGTTGTGTGGATAACGGGCGGAGGCGGCGGCTTTGACAAGCTTTACGAAACGATATACGGCAAAGACGGCATCCCTCCCCTAACCCTGCTTATGCACGTTGAATTTGACATCACGAAAATTTTGACGGGCAATGCCGACCTTGAGCTTTCGCTCCGTTCACTCAAGGTTTCGTTTGACGATTTAAGCCTTAAAATGTATAAACGCGCGAAATTTATAGACGGCGGGGAAATCGCGGTCGGCTGGTATCCGAACTTTAACCTCAACCTTTCCGCGGGTGTAAATTTCTTGGACATTATGAGCGGAAGATTTACAATCACCGCGGCGGCAGGCGGTGACGACGGCGACTTTGTGGAATTTGTGTTAAGCGTCGCTTTGGGACTTCCGAAATATATCCCCATTGTCGGCGGTATGGAACTTGCCTCGGCAGAGCTTGGCGGCGGAAGTAAAAAGGTTTGGGGTTCGGTTGAGCTTTTGAGCCTTATAAAAGTGGGATTTACCTATTACTGGGGCGGAAGCATTGAGTTTACGCACGGAAATCCGAGCGGAAGCCAAAACTTTGCAACCCTCTCCGCACTTGACGGCGAGAGTGTAAAAAGAACAAAGGCGCTCTTTAACGAAAGCATAAAACCCGTTAAAATCGGCACAGACCCAAGCACCGGCGAGGAGCAGTTTGCCTCGGTCGGCGGAAATCTTTCCTACTGTGCAGGCAGTGTTGCCGTTTTGGATTTTGACGAACGGCTCAAAAACATAAACAATACGGGTATCCGTCTTTCAAGTCTTGAAAACGGAAAAACCGAAATTATCACAAACGCGGAAAGAAACAAACATATTGTAAGTTTCGGCGAAAGAAGCGACTACATACTTTCGGTGAGCCGTACCGACGGAAAAGACATAGTTCAGAACGATATTAAAAAGTCGCTTACGGTAACAAAGAACGGTGAAAACTATGATTTAAGATATTACACCGCACCGCCTCACAACGCGGACGACAGCACAAAGACAGTGGCTCTCAAAAACGCCAATGTTAACGTTTCGGGCAATGTGCTTTATATTGCAGTCCCCAAAGCGGATGTATCGGATAACTTTGTCTTAAGCTTTTCGGACAACACCGCTTATGACACGGCGGCGATAAAGGTAAGCCCCGTATCAAGCCTTAATGCGCACACCGCAAGCCTTAACGGAAACGTTTTAAACGTTTCGTGGGACGGCGAAAACATCGGCGAAAATGCGAAAATCATAGTTTCGGCAACCGACGGAACCGACGAAAACAGTATCGTTTTAAACACGTCTGAAATCTTTGCAAAAGACAAAAATGCAAGCATCACTCTCCCCGGCAAAATGCCGAGCGGAAATTACAAAGTTAAAATCACGTTGAGCGACGAGGATATATGCTATGACACGTACGACGCGGGAAACATCTCGGTTACGAACGCAAATGCACCGACTGCACCGAAGAGCGTTTCTATGGAAAACTGCGGTGATGACAAACTGAAAATCACAGTCGATACCGAAGATGACAATTTTGACGGTTACCTTGTTGAAATATTTGAAAACGGCAAACTTTATAACACAGGGCTTTATTTTGACAAGAACGACGAAATTATTGTCGGCGGAAGATACAGCGTCCCCGTTATCGGCGAGGACAAAAAACCGACGGGCGAAAGCGTTGACGCCGGTTATACTCCGGGCAACACATACACCGCAAAGGTGCGTCTTTGCAAAATTTACGACCCCGACAAAAACAGCGACGGCGACGAAATTTACCATTCGAGCGCCTATGTAAATTCGCAAAGCGTGGAATTAAGAAAGTCCACACCGCCAAGAATCAGCCTTAAATACATCGGCGGTAATATCAGAATTTCGTCGGACGTTCCCGTGAGCGGTGAGCTTTACATCAACTCCGAAAAAATTGACGGAATAGACTTTGACACCGAAAAGTCGGCTGTTCATACAATAGCAGCTGCACTCCCCGACGGCGAATACACTGCGGAATTTCACGCGGTTGACTCTGACGGCGACCACGCTGTTTTGAAAGATACAATAAATATAGACACCGAACCGCCGAAAATTTTGCTTGCATCACCTCAAAACGGCAGTACGTTTGACGGCAATACCGACGCGGTGACCGTTACGGCAACGGCAGACGCAGACGCGGTTTACACGTTTAAAATCAATGATGAAGAAGTTTCACCGCGCGAAAGCAATATTTTTGAAAACGGACTTTTAAAATGCACACTCCCGATAAAGAACGCAAAAAACCTTGCAAAAATAAACATTGAAATCACGGCAACCGATTTGTCGGGCAACAAAACGGTGAAAAACATTGATTTGACGAATAAAAACATTTCGTCCGTGCGTTCGGTGAAAATCGAAAGCGACACTCCGATTGAAAACGGCAGAATTTCGCTCGGCGAAAACGAGAGCGCAAATCTCAAAATTTTCGGCATTTTGCCCGACGGCGGAAAAATTGATATTACAAATCTTATGCAGACAACGCTTGACATTGCGAGCGGAACCTCCGCCGAGCTTGCCGACGCGAAAATCACTGCAAAATCGGCAGGTCAAGCGCTTATCCGCGCGAAATTCGACCTTGGCGGAAACGAATTTTTATACGACGGCGTTGTTGCGGACGTCACCGACAAGGCGCTGATTTACACCGCGCTTGACGAGCTTATAAAAACCGCAGAAGAAACGCAGAACGACGTATACACTCAAAGCAGTTGGGACGATTTGCAAAAGGCGCTTACAAGCGCAAAACAGGTCCGTGAAACACAGGGAATTACACAGACCGACATTGACAGCGCCTCGACCGCACTTTCAAACGCGCTTGCAAATCTCAAAAAACCGTCCGGCGCATCAAACGGCGACGGCGTCCCCTATTACACAGTTTCGTTCAACTCAAACGGCGGAAGCAGTGTTTCGGGCAGAAAAGTAAAACGCGGTTTAACCGTTAACGCACCCGAAAATCCGGCAAAGGACGGATTTACGTTTGACGGCTGGTACAGCGACAAAAACCTCACCGTACCGTACAATTTTAACGAGAGCGTGACAAAGAGCTTTACACTTTATGCAAAATGGATTGAAAACGGCGGTAAAACGGAGGATTGGAACAATCCGTTCACCGACGTAAGCGAAAATGACTGGTTCTTTAAAAACGTTGAATACGCGTTTAAAAACGGTTTGTTCAACGGCACAACAGACACAACATTCGAGCCGAACAGCGACCTCACACGCGCAATGCTCGTTACTGTTTTGTGGCGCGCGGACGGAAAACCTAAGACGGATTTTGACATTCCGTTTACAGACATTGACAACAAAGAATACTATGCCGAGGCACTGCGCTGGGCGGTAAGCAAAGGCATTGTAAAGGGAATTTCGGATAATCTTTTTGCACCGAACGACAGTATCACGCGCGAGCAGACGGCGGCAATTTTGTTCAGATACGCACAGTACAAGGGCACTGCACCGAGCGGTGCGTGGGCGATAAGGCTCGATTATGCGGACACCGATAAAATTTCGGATTACGCTGTTGAGGCGGTTATGTACTGCAAACTTAAAGGCATTATGATGGGTGATGAGAATAATTTCTTCTCACCGCAGAACAACACAACAAGAGCGGAAACCTCGGCAGTTTTGCAGAGGTATCTCGAAACAAAATAG